A single Deltaproteobacteria bacterium CG2_30_66_27 DNA region contains:
- a CDS encoding tRNA lysidine(34) synthetase TilS translates to MMGAPEPDAMPAGKGSRERAVVVAVSGGPDSVYLLRKKLSGGKGTRVTVGHVNYGTRGKDSEKDHLLVDEICNSFGIGMTVLKWKDKMNRGGRARNLGRFPPGFENRARDARYRFLKDLSEKVGAEAIALAHTADDQVETILMRVFEGAGIAGLKGIPREIEGGIERPILDVWKEDIVRYLKKNRIRYRIDRSNFDTRFERNWIRHVLIPLLVKRYGKAVKKRIFTLGERFRELDDYLETEAGRWIRRNLKLSSGGKANRSGSPQPGNAGPGQESRGGFSFRRKTFSALPSALRVKILQRICFDRLGVAPNERLLKAMDKSVSTGSPSASVNAGKGWKLANLYEEALFVQGEISHGRRTSPPIMIAAPGEYDIPFGQKSGIVTFAWEAGEKIPPAQAKRLAAIGDAEVFDAAGLTLPLTVRPLRAGDRIRPFGSDAGGNARDGEKKVKEILIDRKIPRDDRWGRPVLCDAEGAILWIPGVLRSAHAPVTPETRKTALLRIRASK, encoded by the coding sequence ATGATGGGGGCGCCGGAACCGGACGCGATGCCTGCAGGAAAAGGATCCAGGGAAAGGGCGGTCGTCGTAGCGGTTTCCGGCGGACCGGATTCGGTCTACCTTTTGCGGAAGAAACTTTCCGGTGGGAAGGGGACCCGGGTGACGGTCGGACACGTGAATTACGGAACCCGCGGAAAGGATTCCGAAAAGGATCACCTATTGGTTGATGAAATCTGCAATTCTTTCGGGATCGGAATGACGGTATTGAAGTGGAAGGACAAGATGAACCGTGGCGGACGCGCACGAAACCTCGGACGGTTTCCTCCGGGGTTCGAGAATCGGGCAAGAGACGCCCGGTACCGGTTTCTGAAGGATCTTTCCGAAAAGGTCGGGGCGGAGGCGATCGCGCTGGCTCACACGGCGGACGACCAGGTCGAGACGATCCTGATGCGGGTCTTCGAGGGGGCGGGGATCGCCGGTCTCAAGGGGATCCCACGGGAGATCGAGGGCGGGATCGAACGTCCGATTCTCGATGTATGGAAGGAAGATATAGTAAGGTATTTAAAAAAAAACAGGATCCGGTACCGGATCGACCGGTCGAACTTCGACACGCGGTTCGAACGGAACTGGATCCGGCACGTTCTGATCCCTTTACTGGTGAAGCGGTACGGCAAGGCGGTGAAGAAACGGATCTTCACCTTGGGGGAGCGGTTCCGCGAGCTCGACGACTATCTCGAGACCGAGGCGGGCAGGTGGATCCGGAGGAATCTGAAACTGTCTTCAGGCGGGAAGGCGAACCGGAGCGGTTCACCGCAGCCAGGGAATGCAGGACCTGGTCAGGAAAGCCGTGGTGGCTTCTCTTTCCGAAGAAAAACGTTCTCCGCGCTCCCTTCCGCCCTGCGGGTGAAGATCCTCCAGAGGATCTGCTTCGATCGGCTCGGAGTCGCGCCGAACGAACGATTGCTCAAGGCGATGGACAAGAGCGTCTCTACCGGGAGTCCCTCCGCAAGCGTGAACGCAGGCAAGGGGTGGAAACTGGCCAACCTGTACGAAGAGGCGCTCTTCGTACAGGGAGAAATCTCCCACGGGAGACGCACCTCTCCCCCGATCATGATCGCCGCCCCCGGGGAGTACGATATTCCGTTCGGTCAAAAGAGCGGGATCGTTACGTTCGCCTGGGAAGCCGGGGAGAAGATACCTCCGGCGCAGGCGAAGCGCCTCGCGGCGATCGGTGACGCCGAGGTGTTCGACGCGGCCGGCCTTACATTGCCGCTCACGGTTCGCCCCTTGCGGGCCGGGGACCGGATCCGGCCGTTCGGCAGCGACGCCGGCGGGAATGCGCGGGACGGCGAGAAGAAGGTGAAAGAGATCCTGATCGACCGGAAGATCCCGCGGGACGATCGGTGGGGGCGCCCCGTTCTCTGCGACGCGGAAGGCGCGATCCTCTGGATCCCCGGCGTCCTCCGTTCCGCCCACGCCCCGGTGACCCCGGAGACCCGGAAGACCGCGCTTCTGCGGATCCGCGCGTCGAAATAG